A single Brassica rapa cultivar Chiifu-401-42 chromosome A04, CAAS_Brap_v3.01, whole genome shotgun sequence DNA region contains:
- the LOC108871639 gene encoding inactive protein RESTRICTED TEV MOVEMENT 2, which translates to MERKADHATANRIYDEFDPVFNWKSEQGFEILTINLPGFRKEQLKVQVTSTRQVRVMGERHAGASRWVRLRKEFPIPANINVDSIAAIFVGTSLVVKLPRLEPMGKQTSPIVTTAATPPPVHKEAEKVQPTKPTREKEAELEKHAEKAQLPTPSREEDKKRAEKEEALKGNVCDGVKQDYRSKMNAYKENLGGYMTMMKNNQRELTVGVVAPAAAVLLLSIGFYAGHMFSS; encoded by the exons atggagaGAAAAGCTGATCATGCTACTGCCAACCGCATCTACGATGAGTTCGATCCAGTCTTTAACTGGAAAAGTGAACAGGGATTCGAAATTCTCACAATTAACCTTCCAG GGTTTAGGAAAGAGCAGCTTAAAGTGCAAGTAACCTCAACGAGGCAGGTAAGAGTGATGGGAGAACGTCATGCAGGAGCCAGCAGATGGGTCCGTCTCCGCAAGGAGTTCCCTATTCCAGCAAACATCAATGTTGACTCCATCGCTGCCATATTTGTGGGCACAAGTCTTGTTGTGAAGCTCCCTAGACTAGAGCCAATGGGGAAACAAACTTCTCCCATTGTTACAACCGCAGCAACACCTCCCCCGGTTCATAAGGAAGCCGAGAAGGTTCAACCAACAAAGCcaacaagagagaaagaagCGGAACTAGAGAAACATGCTGAGAAAGCTCAATTGCCAACGCCATCTAGAGAGGAAGACAAGAAACGGGCTGAGAAAGAAGAAGCTCTTAAGGGAAACGTTTGTGATGGAGTTAAGCAAGATTATAGAAGTAAAATGAATGCATACAAGGAGAATCTTGGAGGATATATGACAATGATGAAGAATAATCAGAGAGAACTCACAGTTGGTGTGGTTGCTCCGGCGGCTGCGGTTCTGTTGCTGTCGATTGGATTCTATGCTGGTCATATGTTTTCTTCTTAA